The Apibacter raozihei genome contains a region encoding:
- a CDS encoding PhoH family protein translates to MNQLQIILEGVDLKIFYGEYNQNFKLLVNHFPKLKITGRDQIISVSGSDEDIAIFERKVKEITDYINKYNKLNDFAMEGILNRSDLIKIADNEDDVIVHGIGGKLIRAKSENLKKLVDLVDKNDMVFAVGPAGTGKTYTSVALAVRALKNKEVKRLILTRPAVEAGESLGFLPGDLKEKLDPYLQPLYDALKDMISHEKLASYLDKGIIEIAPLAFMRGRTLDDAFVILDEAQNTTHLQMKMFLTRMGENAKFIITGDPGQIDLLKQQKSGLKEAIVLLKNVKGIGFIKLTEMDVVRHKLVKKILEAYHKQEEINE, encoded by the coding sequence TTGAATCAATTACAAATCATATTAGAAGGAGTAGATCTGAAAATATTCTATGGTGAGTATAATCAGAATTTTAAGTTATTAGTAAACCATTTTCCAAAATTGAAAATAACGGGAAGAGATCAAATAATTTCAGTTTCTGGAAGTGATGAAGATATCGCTATTTTTGAAAGAAAAGTTAAAGAAATTACAGATTATATTAATAAATATAATAAGTTAAATGACTTTGCTATGGAAGGAATATTAAACAGATCCGATTTAATTAAAATAGCTGATAATGAAGATGATGTAATTGTTCATGGAATAGGAGGTAAATTAATACGTGCTAAATCAGAAAATTTAAAGAAACTGGTAGATTTAGTTGATAAAAATGACATGGTTTTTGCTGTTGGCCCTGCCGGGACAGGAAAGACTTATACTAGCGTGGCACTTGCAGTAAGAGCTTTAAAAAATAAAGAAGTAAAAAGATTAATTCTTACTCGTCCGGCTGTAGAAGCAGGTGAAAGTCTGGGATTTCTTCCCGGAGATTTAAAAGAAAAATTAGATCCCTATCTTCAACCACTATATGATGCCCTTAAAGATATGATAAGCCACGAAAAGCTCGCATCATACCTTGATAAAGGTATCATTGAAATAGCACCTCTGGCATTTATGAGAGGAAGAACTCTGGACGATGCATTTGTTATATTAGATGAAGCTCAGAATACAACACATTTACAGATGAAAATGTTTTTAACTCGTATGGGAGAAAATGCAAAGTTTATCATTACTGGAGATCCGGGTCAAATAGATTTGCTTAAACAACAAAAATCAGGATTGAAAGAAGCTATAGTTTTACTAAAAAATGTTAAAGGTATAGGATTTATTAAGCTCACTGAAATGGATGTGGTAAGGCATAAACTCGTAAAGAAAATATTGGAAGCTTATCATAAGCAGGAAGAAATTAACGAATAA
- a CDS encoding glycogen synthase encodes MLVIHISTECYPVIKNGGLADVIGALPKYQSKYNIDTQTVIPFVDNSFTQSEELTTVYEGSFFLEEEKISFSVYKNVSLNHDLYFIYIPSLLDRPNVYGYDDDPIRFLAFQLGVLEWLITWNRKIDILHCHDHNTGLIPFFIKHTQPYDCFKDIPVVFTVHNTFFQGIMPLEIINKLPSFDPVQTKFILWNNSINSMASGISCADKVTTVSPNYMDQLCLDSNGLEYIFQINRYKCIGLLNGIDDSIWNPETDPMIFENYSLNKVEKGKTLNKKSLCKQFNLDDKKPLIAFIGKLNNAKGGDVLENLIEKVIDTGLQSNFIVMGKGGYEITRSLELLNISNKERLYFIPSLEESIVHQVFAGADFYLMPSREEPCGLGQLYSLKYGTVPIVSNKGGLEDTVKNFEDTDGYGIKFSYFSLDDILFSISKAEKIFQDKGLLHVLRKRMMKLDFSWLSQAKQYINLYKELTENKKIIWKLT; translated from the coding sequence ATGCTGGTTATACATATTAGTACTGAATGTTATCCGGTTATTAAAAACGGGGGTCTAGCTGATGTAATTGGTGCATTACCAAAATATCAGTCAAAATATAATATAGACACTCAAACTGTTATTCCTTTTGTCGATAATAGTTTTACACAATCGGAAGAATTGACCACCGTATATGAGGGAAGCTTTTTTTTAGAAGAAGAAAAGATAAGTTTTTCGGTCTATAAAAATGTAAGTTTAAATCATGACTTATATTTTATTTATATACCTAGTCTGCTGGATCGTCCAAATGTTTATGGATATGATGATGATCCTATTCGATTTCTGGCTTTTCAATTAGGTGTATTAGAATGGTTAATTACCTGGAACAGAAAAATTGATATCCTGCATTGTCATGATCATAATACCGGTTTAATTCCATTTTTTATTAAACATACTCAGCCTTACGATTGTTTTAAAGATATTCCTGTTGTATTTACGGTTCATAATACTTTTTTTCAAGGAATTATGCCTTTGGAGATAATAAATAAACTTCCTTCCTTTGATCCGGTTCAGACAAAGTTTATTTTATGGAACAATTCGATTAACTCAATGGCTTCCGGAATATCTTGTGCAGATAAGGTTACAACAGTTTCACCTAATTATATGGATCAACTATGTTTAGATTCAAATGGTTTGGAATATATTTTTCAAATAAACCGATATAAATGCATCGGCTTATTAAATGGAATTGATGATTCAATCTGGAATCCTGAAACGGATCCTATGATTTTTGAAAATTATTCACTAAATAAAGTTGAGAAAGGCAAAACTTTAAATAAAAAATCTCTCTGTAAACAATTTAATCTGGATGATAAAAAACCATTAATTGCTTTTATCGGAAAATTGAATAATGCTAAAGGTGGAGATGTACTTGAAAATCTGATTGAAAAGGTTATTGATACTGGTCTACAATCAAATTTTATAGTTATGGGAAAAGGTGGCTACGAAATAACCAGAAGTTTAGAGTTGTTAAACATATCCAATAAAGAAAGACTATATTTTATTCCTTCCCTTGAGGAAAGCATAGTTCATCAAGTATTTGCCGGTGCAGATTTTTATCTAATGCCTTCACGTGAAGAACCTTGTGGTTTAGGGCAGCTTTATTCTTTAAAATATGGAACTGTCCCTATTGTAAGCAATAAAGGTGGTCTTGAAGACACTGTAAAAAATTTTGAAGATACTGACGGCTATGGTATAAAATTTTCTTATTTTTCGTTAGATGATATTTTATTTTCCATATCCAAAGCTGAAAAAATTTTTCAGGATAAAGGATTATTGCACGTCCTTAGAAAAAGGATGATGAAACTTGATTTTTCATGGCTTAGCCAAGCAAAACAATATATAAATTTATATAAAGAATTAACTGAAAACAAAAAAATAATATGGAAATTGACATAG
- a CDS encoding PPK2 family polyphosphate kinase, whose amino-acid sequence MEIDIEKFLVKEGDKLNIKKIGTEASDKFQDKESNKKELSKIVEQIDELQNILYAENKQSLLVIFQGIDAAGKDSSIRAIMTGVNPQGVEVSAFKTPSSLEYEHDYLWRHILKLPEKGKIGIFNRSHYENVLVCKVHPEFILNENLPSVSSVEDINDEFFATRYKEIKNFEKYMCNNGTKVIKFFLNISKEEQKKRFIKRIENKEKNWKFSSSDLKERKFWDKYQEAFTSALENTSTSQSPWYVIPCDNKSYGQLIMATVIKETLQKMNPKFPKVNPSEEEALKNAYQELLNEKN is encoded by the coding sequence ATGGAAATTGACATAGAAAAATTCCTTGTAAAAGAAGGAGATAAGCTGAATATAAAAAAAATAGGTACTGAAGCTTCCGATAAGTTTCAGGATAAAGAATCAAATAAAAAAGAACTAAGTAAAATTGTTGAACAAATAGATGAATTACAGAATATTCTGTATGCTGAAAACAAACAGTCATTACTTGTTATTTTTCAAGGAATTGATGCTGCAGGTAAAGATAGTTCGATTAGGGCTATAATGACAGGGGTAAATCCTCAGGGTGTTGAGGTTTCTGCATTTAAAACACCTTCATCACTGGAATATGAGCATGATTATTTATGGAGACATATCTTAAAACTTCCTGAAAAAGGTAAAATTGGAATATTTAACCGTTCTCATTATGAAAATGTTCTTGTTTGTAAAGTTCATCCTGAATTTATTTTAAATGAAAATTTGCCCTCTGTTAGCAGCGTTGAAGATATAAATGACGAATTTTTTGCTACTCGTTACAAAGAGATTAAAAATTTTGAAAAATATATGTGTAATAATGGTACTAAGGTGATTAAATTTTTCCTTAATATCAGTAAAGAGGAACAAAAGAAAAGATTTATTAAAAGAATTGAAAATAAAGAAAAAAACTGGAAATTTTCTTCTTCAGATTTAAAGGAAAGAAAGTTCTGGGATAAATATCAGGAAGCCTTTACTTCAGCATTGGAAAATACTTCAACCTCTCAGAGTCCTTGGTATGTGATTCCTTGTGACAATAAATCGTATGGACAGCTTATTATGGCAACTGTTATTAAGGAAACTTTACAAAAAATGAATCCGAAATTCCCTAAAGTTAATCCTTCTGAAGAAGAAGCTTTAAAAAATGCGTATCAGGAATTATTAAATGAAAAAAATTAA
- a CDS encoding SAM hydrolase/SAM-dependent halogenase family protein, translated as MGIITLTTDFGLDDFHVPSIKGAVYSQLSEVTLVDISHQIMPFDLIQTAYILKNSYKDFPEGTIHIIGVDALPSPFVKPIAAEMNGHFFICNDNGILSLLDSEFIPDQLVEITINKYEEIRFLIKDIFVPVACHLARGGTLDLVGRKIAEYKKLTQPKPVEKSEDSSLSGMVIYIDNYGNAITNISKEQFRQFGKNRKFTLFARNVEFTEIVNKYTDILDAESEENRYHGKALAIFNSSDYLQISMYKSNLRTVGGASSLMGLDIGTNIRIVFS; from the coding sequence ATGGGAATAATAACACTCACAACCGATTTTGGATTAGACGACTTTCATGTGCCTTCAATTAAAGGGGCCGTATATAGTCAGCTTTCTGAGGTTACCTTAGTGGATATATCTCATCAGATTATGCCTTTTGATCTTATTCAAACCGCTTATATTCTAAAAAACTCATATAAAGATTTTCCGGAAGGAACCATACATATTATAGGTGTTGATGCTTTGCCTTCTCCTTTTGTTAAACCTATTGCTGCGGAGATGAATGGTCACTTTTTTATCTGTAATGACAATGGAATACTTTCATTGCTTGATAGTGAGTTCATACCGGATCAATTGGTAGAAATAACAATTAACAAATATGAGGAAATTCGTTTTCTTATAAAAGATATTTTTGTTCCTGTTGCCTGTCATCTGGCTAGAGGAGGAACGCTAGATTTAGTGGGTAGAAAGATTGCTGAATATAAAAAACTGACTCAACCTAAACCTGTAGAAAAAAGTGAAGATTCTTCATTATCAGGTATGGTTATTTATATTGACAATTATGGCAATGCTATTACAAATATTTCTAAGGAACAATTCAGACAGTTCGGAAAGAACAGAAAATTTACTTTATTTGCAAGAAATGTTGAATTTACTGAAATTGTAAATAAATATACGGATATCCTAGATGCTGAATCGGAAGAAAACAGATACCACGGGAAAGCTCTGGCCATTTTCAATTCTTCAGATTATTTACAAATATCTATGTATAAAAGCAATTTACGAACTGTAGGAGGTGCAAGTTCTTTAATGGGACTTGATATTGGCACAAATATCAGAATTGTTTTTTCATAA